A genomic window from Capsicum annuum cultivar UCD-10X-F1 unplaced genomic scaffold, UCD10Xv1.1 ctg23855, whole genome shotgun sequence includes:
- the LOC124890750 gene encoding zinc-finger homeodomain protein 4-like codes for MFSSTTDAPLAIIDGPSISPQRQYSTRPEQPHHRHQRFNKNNIVIIQPQGVEIEMGGGEVEVADQSNFKRNYNNASSFVRMKLNPNQKERVLAFVKDVMRWRWTKDNDQVLPFCDEIGITPRFLRTWINNNVRRIGPKKPSSKENK; via the coding sequence atgttttcatcaACAACAGATGCTCCCCTTGCCATCATTGATGGTCCATCGATATCTCCACAACGACAATACTCAACAAGACCTGAACAACCCCATCATCGTCATCAAAGATTCAACAAGAACAATATTGTGATCATTCAACCGCAGGGCGTAGAGATAGAGATGGGCGGAGGAGAGGTAGAAGTTGCCGATCAGAGCAACTTTAAGAGAAACTACAACAATGCTAGTTCTTTTGTGAGAATGAAGCTGAATCCTAATCAAAAAGAAAGGGTTTTGGCTTTTGTAAAAGATGTCATGAGATGGAGATGGACAAAGGACAATGACCAAGTGTTACCCTTTTGTGATGAGATTGGGATCACTCCTCGTTTCTTGAGGACTTGGATTAATAATAATGTTCGCAGAATTGGGCCAAAAAAGCCATCGTCTAAGGAAAACAAATAA